The Streptomyces camelliae genome window below encodes:
- a CDS encoding DUF3618 domain-containing protein: MADTSDTRTPAQIEADIKRRREVLAETLDEIGVRVHPQTIIGDAKAKVVANLDHTVGRAYVQVNRVVSEVRAKFVDDEGAPRLERVVPVALLAVGVVGLLAVGRKRRKR, encoded by the coding sequence GTGGCGGACACGTCGGACACCAGAACCCCGGCGCAGATCGAGGCGGACATCAAGCGCCGCCGTGAAGTGCTGGCCGAGACGCTTGACGAGATCGGGGTGCGGGTGCATCCGCAGACGATCATCGGGGACGCGAAGGCCAAGGTCGTCGCCAATCTCGACCACACGGTCGGGCGGGCGTATGTGCAGGTCAACCGGGTGGTCAGTGAGGTGCGGGCGAAGTTCGTCGATGACGAGGGGGCGCCTCGGCTGGAGCGGGTCGTGCCCGTCGCGCTGCTCGCCGTCGGGGTGGTCGGGCTGCTCGCCGTGGGCCGTAAGCGGCGCAAGCGCTGA
- a CDS encoding ribosomal protein L7/L12, which yields MDVVGVVALALAVLGCIAGMQSRFIRADQRLARVERKLDLIMEHLDLHEENPRMDEVAALVREGKKIQAIKVYRESTGAGLKEAKEAVDRLGQPVTGP from the coding sequence ATGGACGTGGTGGGTGTTGTCGCACTGGCCTTGGCCGTTCTCGGGTGCATCGCCGGCATGCAGAGCCGGTTCATACGAGCCGACCAGCGTCTCGCGCGCGTCGAGCGCAAGCTCGATCTGATCATGGAGCACCTGGACCTGCACGAGGAGAACCCCCGGATGGACGAGGTGGCCGCGCTCGTGCGCGAGGGGAAGAAGATCCAAGCGATCAAGGTGTACCGGGAGAGCACCGGCGCCGGCCTGAAAGAGGCCAAGGAGGCCGTCGACCGCCTCGGCCAGCCCGTGACTGGCCCATGA
- a CDS encoding SGNH/GDSL hydrolase family protein yields MTKRRGYGILTALIALVVALSAVIYVTVAADPGTPRDTLTDNRPGRHDSSAAPASTGTWAGAWATAPVGGEPGTETEGLAGHSLRNVVHANTGGTSARITLSNLYGQAPLTLTHASIALSTGDGTAAADPGSMRRLTFGGSTGVVIPAGQEIVSDAVRLTVPHDSDVLVTTYSPTPSGPVTYHPHARQLSYVANGDRTEDATGTPYTRQTPYWRYVTALDVLGDEADGTVVAFGDSITDGITSTTGANHRWPDLLADRLRTALESGSRLPRYSVVNEGISGNQVLTDGLGLPHARMRSRGATPIAENQSGLDRFARDALSRTNAKVVVIDLGINDILRNPGLADPDRIVAGLRTLVDEAHARGLKTIGATLLPFQGRRGYTPAREAVRRRVNAQIRSGTVYDAVVDFDKALRDPYDPRHLRPDYDSGDHLHPSDRGYARMAEVFDLNALKDAGQAEL; encoded by the coding sequence GTGACCAAGCGTCGTGGTTACGGGATCCTGACCGCGCTGATCGCGCTGGTCGTGGCCCTGTCCGCCGTCATCTACGTCACCGTCGCCGCCGACCCCGGCACCCCCCGCGACACCCTCACCGACAACCGCCCCGGCCGCCACGACTCCTCCGCCGCCCCCGCCTCCACCGGCACCTGGGCGGGCGCCTGGGCCACCGCCCCCGTCGGCGGCGAACCCGGCACCGAGACCGAAGGCCTCGCCGGCCACTCCCTGCGCAACGTCGTCCACGCGAACACCGGCGGCACGAGCGCCCGGATCACCCTGTCCAACCTCTACGGCCAGGCACCACTCACCCTCACCCACGCCTCCATCGCCCTGTCCACGGGCGACGGCACCGCCGCGGCCGACCCGGGCTCCATGCGACGCCTCACCTTCGGCGGCTCCACCGGCGTGGTCATCCCGGCCGGCCAGGAGATCGTCAGCGACGCCGTACGCCTCACCGTCCCGCACGACAGCGACGTCCTGGTCACCACCTACTCCCCCACCCCTTCGGGCCCGGTCACCTACCACCCGCACGCCCGGCAGCTCTCCTACGTCGCCAACGGCGACCGCACCGAGGACGCGACCGGCACGCCGTACACCCGACAGACGCCGTACTGGCGGTACGTGACAGCCCTGGACGTGCTCGGCGACGAGGCCGACGGCACCGTCGTCGCCTTCGGCGACTCCATCACCGACGGCATCACCTCCACCACCGGCGCCAACCACCGCTGGCCGGACCTCCTCGCCGACCGGCTGCGCACCGCACTGGAGAGCGGAAGCCGGCTGCCGCGCTACAGCGTCGTGAACGAGGGCATCAGCGGCAACCAGGTCCTCACGGACGGCCTCGGTCTCCCCCACGCTCGAATGCGCTCGCGCGGGGCGACCCCCATCGCCGAGAACCAGAGCGGCCTCGACCGCTTCGCCCGCGACGCCCTCTCCCGCACGAACGCCAAGGTCGTCGTCATCGACCTCGGCATCAACGACATCCTGCGCAACCCAGGCCTCGCCGACCCGGACCGCATCGTCGCCGGCCTGCGCACCCTGGTCGACGAGGCCCACGCCCGCGGCCTGAAGACCATCGGCGCCACCCTGCTGCCCTTCCAGGGCCGCCGCGGCTACACCCCGGCGCGGGAGGCCGTACGGCGGCGGGTGAACGCGCAGATCCGCTCCGGCACCGTGTACGACGCGGTCGTCGACTTCGACAAGGCCCTCCGCGACCCGTACGACCCCCGCCACCTGCGCCCCGACTACGACTCCGGCGACCACCTCCACCCCAGCGACCGGGGCTACGCGAGGATGGCCGAGGTCTTCGACCTCAACGCGCTCAAGGACGCGGGGCAGGCGGAACTGTAG
- a CDS encoding DUF445 domain-containing protein produces MTAFTPADEERRRGVRRMKLTATGMLLFVALVYVLAKLATHEGAGAWAAYVAAAAEAGMVGALADWFAVTALFRHPLGLPIPHTAIIPTKKDQLGISLGEFVGENFLSQDVVRQRLRTVGIGSRLGAWLAEPEHADRVTAELATALRGALTVLRDSDVQAVVGEAITRRAGAQEIAPGIGKMLEKVVADGGHRRVVDLVVARAHDWLVLHRDDVMVAVEGGAPGWTPRFVDRKVGERVYKELLRFVTEMRDMPSHPARGALDRFLTDFASDLQSDTETRARVERLKGEVLGRGEVQDLIASAWTAVRSMIVAAAEDERSELRLRVRAALLSLGARMATEAKVQGKVDSWVEGAAVHVVTTYRAEITSLITDTVAGWDAEHTTRKIEAHIGRDLQFIRINGTVVGSLAGLLIYAVTRTLGA; encoded by the coding sequence ATGACGGCCTTCACCCCGGCCGACGAGGAGCGCCGGCGCGGGGTGCGCCGGATGAAGCTGACGGCGACCGGCATGCTGCTGTTCGTGGCGCTGGTCTACGTCCTCGCCAAGCTCGCCACGCACGAGGGCGCTGGAGCGTGGGCGGCGTATGTCGCCGCGGCGGCGGAGGCGGGCATGGTGGGTGCCCTGGCCGACTGGTTCGCGGTCACGGCGCTGTTCCGGCATCCTCTCGGCCTGCCCATCCCGCACACCGCGATCATCCCGACCAAGAAGGATCAGCTGGGTATCTCCCTGGGCGAGTTCGTCGGGGAGAACTTCCTCTCCCAGGACGTCGTACGGCAGCGGCTGCGCACGGTCGGCATCGGCAGTCGGCTCGGGGCTTGGCTGGCGGAGCCGGAGCATGCGGACCGGGTGACGGCGGAGTTGGCGACGGCGCTGCGCGGTGCGCTGACCGTGCTGCGGGACTCCGATGTGCAGGCGGTCGTCGGGGAGGCGATCACCCGGCGGGCAGGGGCGCAGGAGATCGCGCCCGGCATCGGCAAGATGCTGGAGAAGGTCGTCGCCGACGGTGGGCACCGGCGGGTGGTGGACCTGGTGGTGGCCCGTGCGCACGACTGGCTGGTGCTGCACCGGGACGACGTGATGGTGGCCGTGGAGGGCGGCGCGCCCGGCTGGACCCCGAGGTTCGTGGACCGCAAGGTCGGCGAGCGTGTCTACAAGGAGCTGCTCCGCTTCGTCACCGAGATGCGGGACATGCCCAGCCATCCGGCGCGCGGCGCCCTCGACCGCTTTCTCACCGACTTCGCCTCCGACCTGCAGTCCGACACGGAGACCCGGGCGCGGGTGGAGCGGCTCAAGGGTGAGGTGCTGGGCCGTGGCGAGGTGCAGGACCTGATTGCGTCCGCTTGGACGGCCGTACGGTCCATGATCGTCGCGGCGGCCGAGGACGAGCGCAGTGAGCTGCGGCTGCGGGTGCGGGCCGCGCTGCTGTCGCTGGGCGCGCGGATGGCGACCGAGGCGAAGGTGCAGGGGAAGGTCGACAGCTGGGTGGAGGGCGCGGCGGTGCACGTCGTGACGACGTACCGTGCGGAGATCACCTCGCTGATCACCGACACCGTGGCCGGCTGGGACGCGGAGCACACCACCCGGAAGATCGAGGCGCACATCGGCCGCGACCTGCAGTTCATCCGGATCAACGGCACGGTGGTGGGGTCACTGGCGGGACTGCTGATCTATGCGGTGACGCGGACGCTCGGCGCGTGA
- the bcp gene encoding thioredoxin-dependent thiol peroxidase has protein sequence MSERLQPGDVAPAFTLPDADGTEVSLSSYNGRKVIVYFYPAALTPGCTKQACDFTDNLSLLADAGYDVIGISPDKPEKLAKFREKESLKVTLLADPDKKALEAYGAFGEKKLYGKTVVGVIRSTVIVDEQGKVERALYNVKATGHVAKIIKDLGI, from the coding sequence ATGAGCGAGCGACTCCAGCCGGGGGACGTGGCCCCCGCCTTCACCCTCCCGGACGCCGACGGCACCGAGGTCTCCCTGTCCTCCTACAACGGCCGCAAGGTCATCGTCTACTTCTACCCCGCCGCCCTGACCCCCGGCTGCACCAAGCAGGCCTGCGACTTCACCGACAACCTGTCGCTCCTGGCCGACGCCGGCTACGACGTCATCGGCATCAGCCCCGACAAGCCGGAGAAGCTGGCCAAGTTCCGCGAGAAGGAATCCCTGAAGGTCACGCTGCTGGCCGACCCGGACAAGAAGGCCCTGGAGGCCTACGGCGCCTTCGGCGAGAAGAAGCTCTACGGCAAGACGGTCGTCGGCGTGATCCGCTCCACGGTGATCGTGGACGAACAGGGCAAGGTCGAACGAGCCCTGTACAACGTGAAGGCCACCGGCCACGTGGCCAAGATCATCAAGGATCTCGGCATCTGA
- a CDS encoding inositol monophosphatase family protein: MANDLDPILDRALTIATELAAWASETIRRPRVGGVREKAGPADIVTRTDETIEAHVRSVLRSAFPTHGIEGEEYGVTEPASPNAPYWVVDPLDGTTNYAHGIGWCSFSLGLVSPDGTPVLGVVADPWRDETFTAIRGRGAKLNGTCIQAAPHTTLTGHLFLTEWAAHSHWPGLDPLLSALSHRHCTTRVMGSTALSLSQVAAGRATAAAIGEFHAVDGLPAYLIAMEAGAVALPRLPVYNEPLLLAAPGVAAEMRELWEASRGSETY, encoded by the coding sequence ATGGCGAACGACTTGGACCCGATCCTCGACCGGGCGCTGACGATCGCGACGGAGCTGGCCGCGTGGGCATCGGAGACGATCCGCCGCCCGAGGGTGGGCGGTGTCCGGGAGAAGGCGGGCCCGGCGGACATCGTCACGCGGACGGACGAGACGATCGAGGCACACGTCCGCTCGGTCCTGCGGTCTGCATTCCCGACGCACGGCATCGAGGGCGAGGAGTACGGCGTGACCGAGCCGGCCTCCCCGAACGCCCCGTACTGGGTGGTGGACCCGCTGGACGGCACCACGAACTACGCCCACGGCATCGGCTGGTGCTCCTTCTCCCTGGGCCTGGTGTCCCCCGACGGCACCCCCGTACTCGGCGTGGTGGCCGACCCCTGGCGGGACGAGACCTTCACGGCGATCCGGGGAAGAGGGGCGAAGCTGAACGGTACGTGCATCCAAGCAGCCCCCCACACCACCCTCACCGGCCACCTCTTCCTGACGGAATGGGCAGCCCACTCCCACTGGCCGGGCCTGGACCCCCTCCTGTCGGCCCTCTCCCACCGCCACTGCACGACCAGGGTGATGGGCTCCACGGCCCTCTCCCTGTCCCAGGTGGCGGCCGGCCGGGCCACGGCGGCAGCGATCGGCGAGTTCCACGCGGTGGACGGCTTGCCGGCGTACCTGATCGCGATGGAGGCGGGAGCGGTGGCACTTCCACGGCTCCCCGTGTACAACGAGCCGCTGCTGCTGGCGGCGCCGGGGGTGGCGGCGGAGATGCGGGAGCTGTGGGAGGCGAGCCGGGGGAGCGAGACGTATTAG
- the rdgB gene encoding RdgB/HAM1 family non-canonical purine NTP pyrophosphatase, whose product MTRLILATRNTGKITELRAILADAGLSHELVGADAYPDVPDVKETGITFAENALLKAHALAQATGLPAVADDSGLCVDVLNGAPGIFSARWAGKHGDDRANLELLLAQLADIAEEHRGAHFACAAALALPDGRERVVEGQLRGVLRHAPAGTNGFGYDPILQPEGETRTCAELSPEEKNAISHRGKAFRALVPVVRELLG is encoded by the coding sequence ATGACCCGCTTGATCCTCGCCACCCGCAACACCGGAAAGATCACCGAGCTGAGGGCGATCCTCGCCGACGCAGGCCTGTCTCATGAACTGGTCGGCGCGGACGCCTACCCCGACGTCCCCGACGTCAAGGAGACGGGCATCACCTTCGCCGAGAACGCCCTCCTCAAGGCCCACGCCCTCGCCCAGGCCACCGGCCTGCCCGCCGTCGCCGACGACTCCGGCCTCTGCGTCGACGTCCTGAACGGCGCCCCCGGCATCTTCTCCGCCCGCTGGGCCGGCAAGCACGGCGACGACCGGGCCAACCTGGAACTGCTGCTGGCCCAGCTCGCCGACATCGCGGAGGAACACCGGGGCGCCCACTTCGCCTGCGCGGCGGCTCTGGCGTTGCCGGACGGCAGGGAGCGCGTGGTCGAGGGGCAACTGCGAGGCGTCCTGCGGCACGCGCCCGCCGGCACGAACGGCTTCGGCTACGACCCGATCCTCCAGCCGGAGGGCGAGACCCGGACGTGCGCCGAGCTGAGCCCCGAGGAGAAGAACGCGATCAGCCATCGGGGGAAGGCGTTTCGGGCGCTGGTGCCGGTGGTTCGGGAGTTGTTGGGCTGA